Below is a genomic region from Candidatus Methylomirabilota bacterium.
GCGAGCGAGACGCCCCAGCGCGCCTCCGCACCGGCGGCGGTGGCGGCGATCACGGGGGCGACGCGCTCGCGCGCGACCAGGTCGAGGGCGAGCTTGGCCGCCAGGCTCCAGGCGGCGACCGAGGCCGGGACCCGACCGAGGTCGTCGGCCGCCAGGACAGCCAGGATCGGGACCGCGGACGCGAGCGGGACGGTGACGCCGGACACGCGCGCGGCGGCCGGGTCCGCGGTGACGATCCGGGCCGTCGCCGCTCCGCCGGCCGCGGCCAGCGCGGCGACGGTTTCCGGCTCTCCGTCCGAGTCCCGATCGGCGGGCCACAGGAACAGCGAGGGACCGCCGGCGGCGCGCGGGAGGAAGACCAGATGGGCAGGCCTCACGCGGGGACCACGCTGTACCGGCCCTCCGTCCGCCGTCGCGGCGTTACACGGGCAGCTCGAACGTCCCCAGGGTCCTCGCCGCGGCCCCCATCCGCCGATCGAAGGTGACGAGGACCCGAGCGCCCTGAAGGCCAGCCAGCGCCAGGTGCAGGGCATCGGCCGCGCGCAGAGCGACCTGTCGTCCGAGGCTCATCAGCAGGCGTTCGGCCTCGCGGTGCACCTCCGAGGTCAGCTCCGCGCCACGGAACTCGCCAGCTGTCACGTCGCGCAACACGCGCTGGTAGACGCGCTGGGCGTGGCTGGCCGCGAGCTCCGTTTCCCGGACCCGGCGGACAAGGGCGGAGGTCAGCTCGCTCACCGAAAGGTCGGACACGATGAGATCGCGCCGATCGAGAAGGGCCGCTTCGAGCTCCTCGCTTCCCTCCTCGGCGATGTAGATCTTCGCCAGGGCGCTGGCGTCCAGGTAGACGGGGCTACCAGGGATCCTCACGCTCGTCCGCCACCGTCTCGGACAACGGCTTACCCTTCAGGCGGATTCTGGCCCGAAAGCGCCGGTGACTCGAGAACGGCCGGGCCGATTCCTGTCGGGTGGGGACGAGACGGGCCACGGGGCGGCCGCGATCGGTAATCACCACCTCGCGTCCCTTGCGCACCTGTTCGAGGAGAACGGACAGGTTCTGGCGCGCTTCACGGATGCCCGCGGATCGCACGGTCTCATCGTGCGACAAGTAGCACACACGAGTCAAGGGGGCCCCGGCTGCCGCTCGGGGCCTCGGCCACTTCATCCGGGCGACCCGGTCAGCTCGGCCTCGAGCCGGGCGATGCTGGCCGCCACGATGTCGACGAGCTGATCCACCTCGCTGCTGGTGATGCAGAGCGGCGGCGCCAGGCGGATCACGCTCCCGCGCGCGTACACGATGGCCCCGCGATCCCACGCCAGGCGGTCCAGCCTGGCGACCTGGGTGCCGTCGAGCGGCCGCCCGGCGGCGTTGGGCGCGACGAGCTCGACGCAGGCCATGAGCCCGCGTCCACGCACTTCGCCGACGATGCGGCGCCCCTTCACCGCGGTCTCGAGGCCGGCCAGGAGCCGCGCGCCCATCTTCTCGGCGTTCTCGACGAGGTCGTCCTTCTCCAGGATCCGGATGTTCGCCAGCGCCGCCGCGCAGGCAACCGGGTGCGCCGCGTAGGTGTTCGGGTGCACGTTCTCTTCCTTGGCGCCCTCGGGGAAGGCGTCGGCGAGGCGGCGCCGCGCGATGCTGGCCGACAGGGGAATGTAGCCCGAGGTGATGCCCTTGGCCACCGACAGGAGGTCGGGCACGACACCCTCGTGGTCGCACGCGAACCACCGTCCGGTCCGCCCGAAGCCGGTGATCACCTCGTCGGCGATCATCAGCACGTCCAGCTCGTCGCAGATCGCGCGCACGGCCCGGAGCCAGCCGATGGGCGGGATGATGAAGCCGCCCGCCGAGAGCACCGGCTCCATGATCACCGCGGATACCGTCTCCGGGCCCTCGCGCACGATCGCCTCGCGCAGCTCCCGGGCTCGACGCTGGACCAGCTCCTCGTCGGTGCCGGCGCCGCGGTCACGAAAGGGGTACGGTGGGGCGACCTTCACGAAGCCGGGCACCGAGAGCGGGGCGTAGGGCTCGGCCATCTGCGGGATGCCGCAGACCGCGAAGGTGCCCGCGGTGGCGCCGTGGTAGGCACCCTGGAGCGAGAAGACCTTGTACTTGCCGGTCTGGCCTCGGGCCATCCAGTAGTGACGCGCGATCTGCATCGAGCGCTCGTTGGCCTCGGAGCCGCTCACCGCGAACATCGAGTAGTCCAGATCGCCCGGGGTCAGGGTCGCGAGCTTCGCCGCCAGCTCGGCCGCCGGTGGGTTGGAGAACTGCCGGGTGGTCGGGTAGTAGGCGAGCCGCACGACCTGCTCGGCGATCGCCTCGGCGATCTCGCGGCGGCCGTGTCCGACGTTGACGACGGCGAGGCCGGCGAATCCGTCCATCAGCTTCTTGCCCTGCTGGGTCCACACCCACACGCCCTCCGCGCGCTCGACGACGAGCTCCTCGTCGGAGAGCCACGGGTGGTCTTGGGTCTTGTGGGTCCAGAGATGCCGAATGGCTTCGGCGGTGGTCGTGGTCATCGTGGTCCTCCCTGCCCGATCGGGCTGATGCCGCCTCGGAAAAGCGCACTGTAGGCGTTCAGGGCGGGCTGGCCGCCGAGGTGGGCATACAGCACGGCCGAGCCCTTCTCGATCTCCCCCCTGGACACGAGATCGATGAGACCCGCCATGGACTTTCCCTCATAGACCGGATCCGTGATCATGCCCTCGAGGCGCGCGGCCAGCCGGATCGCCGCCAGGGTCCGGTCGTCCGGGATCCCGTAGGTGCCGGCGTGGTATCGGTCGTCGAGGATGATCTCGTCCTCTCGGAGGTCACGGCCGATGCCGATGAGCTCGGCGGTCTGGCGCGCAATGCGCGCCACCTGCTCGTGGGTCTCCTTGGCCTTGGCCGACGCGTCGATCCCGATGACGCGGCGTGGCCGCTGCTGCGCCGCAAAGCCGGCGATCATCCCGGCCTGTGTGCTCCCGGTCACCGAGCAGACGACGACGGTGTCGAAGAACACGCCGAGCTCGCGCTCCTGCCGGGCGACCTCCTGGGCCCAGCGGGCGAAGCCGAGGCCGCCGAGCCGGTGGTCCGACGCGCCGGCCGGGATGGCGTACGGCTTGCCTCCCGACGCCCCGATCTCCGCGATGGCGCGCTCCCAGCTCTCCTTGAATCCGATCCCGAAGGCGGCCGACACGAGCCGGACGTCGG
It encodes:
- a CDS encoding type II toxin-antitoxin system VapC family toxin; the protein is MRIPGSPVYLDASALAKIYIAEEGSEELEAALLDRRDLIVSDLSVSELTSALVRRVRETELAASHAQRVYQRVLRDVTAGEFRGAELTSEVHREAERLLMSLGRQVALRAADALHLALAGLQGARVLVTFDRRMGAAARTLGTFELPV
- a CDS encoding type II toxin-antitoxin system prevent-host-death family antitoxin, with translation MRSAGIREARQNLSVLLEQVRKGREVVITDRGRPVARLVPTRQESARPFSSHRRFRARIRLKGKPLSETVADEREDPW
- a CDS encoding aspartate aminotransferase family protein, giving the protein MTTTTAEAIRHLWTHKTQDHPWLSDEELVVERAEGVWVWTQQGKKLMDGFAGLAVVNVGHGRREIAEAIAEQVVRLAYYPTTRQFSNPPAAELAAKLATLTPGDLDYSMFAVSGSEANERSMQIARHYWMARGQTGKYKVFSLQGAYHGATAGTFAVCGIPQMAEPYAPLSVPGFVKVAPPYPFRDRGAGTDEELVQRRARELREAIVREGPETVSAVIMEPVLSAGGFIIPPIGWLRAVRAICDELDVLMIADEVITGFGRTGRWFACDHEGVVPDLLSVAKGITSGYIPLSASIARRRLADAFPEGAKEENVHPNTYAAHPVACAAALANIRILEKDDLVENAEKMGARLLAGLETAVKGRRIVGEVRGRGLMACVELVAPNAAGRPLDGTQVARLDRLAWDRGAIVYARGSVIRLAPPLCITSSEVDQLVDIVAASIARLEAELTGSPG
- a CDS encoding 1-aminocyclopropane-1-carboxylate deaminase encodes the protein MKLDSFDRYPLLFGPSPLHPLERLSAHLGGARIWAKREDCNSGLAFGGNKTRKLEYLVAEAIGQGCDTLVSIGGVQSNHTRQVAAVAARVGMKCVLLQESWVDWPDAVYDRVGNILLSRILGADVRLVSAAFGIGFKESWERAIAEIGASGGKPYAIPAGASDHRLGGLGFARWAQEVARQERELGVFFDTVVVCSVTGSTQAGMIAGFAAQQRPRRVIGIDASAKAKETHEQVARIARQTAELIGIGRDLREDEIILDDRYHAGTYGIPDDRTLAAIRLAARLEGMITDPVYEGKSMAGLIDLVSRGEIEKGSAVLYAHLGGQPALNAYSALFRGGISPIGQGGPR